Proteins from a single region of Chryseobacterium sp. W4I1:
- the murI gene encoding glutamate racemase produces the protein MKTKKQDYSHLSPSQPIGIFDSGVGGLTVAKEIKRLLPHEDLIYFGDTKHLPYGEKSKEAIIEYSTKITNFLLQQNCKAIVIACNTATANALNEVMQAVSGKVPVIDVINPVAEKVAYEIHNNVGVIATKATVNSGLYKKSIRKQNKWIKVDELATPLLVPAIEEGFKNHPITHAIIYNYLSNSKLKNIETLILGCTHYPLLIDEIKQYYGNRVRVIDSPNIVANHLKIILDKYHLLNDNNPKPNYHFYLSDLTKNFEKISKKFFGKTIDLELKVL, from the coding sequence TTGAAAACTAAAAAACAAGATTATTCACATCTTTCGCCAAGCCAGCCGATCGGTATTTTCGACAGCGGGGTGGGAGGGCTTACTGTAGCCAAAGAGATCAAAAGACTTCTGCCTCATGAAGATCTGATTTATTTTGGAGATACCAAACACCTTCCGTACGGTGAGAAATCGAAAGAAGCAATTATAGAATATTCTACCAAGATCACCAATTTTCTGCTTCAGCAGAACTGTAAAGCCATTGTAATAGCATGTAATACGGCCACAGCAAATGCTTTAAACGAAGTAATGCAGGCAGTGAGTGGAAAAGTACCTGTTATAGACGTTATTAATCCGGTAGCTGAAAAAGTAGCGTATGAAATTCATAATAATGTTGGGGTAATTGCAACAAAAGCTACGGTGAATTCAGGACTGTATAAAAAAAGCATTAGGAAACAGAATAAATGGATCAAAGTGGATGAACTGGCTACACCTTTGCTGGTTCCTGCTATTGAGGAAGGTTTTAAGAATCATCCGATTACCCATGCCATCATTTATAATTATTTAAGCAATAGCAAGCTGAAAAATATCGAAACGCTGATTCTTGGCTGTACCCATTATCCATTACTGATCGATGAGATCAAACAGTATTATGGAAACAGAGTGCGTGTCATAGATTCTCCCAATATTGTAGCCAATCATCTAAAGATCATTTTGGATAAATACCACCTTCTGAATGATAATAATCCAAAACCGAATTATCACTTTTACCTTTCCGATCTCACGAAAAACTTTGAAAAGATTTCCAAGAAATTCTTCGGAAAGACCATAGATTTAGAACTAAAAGTATTATAA
- a CDS encoding NAD(P)H-dependent oxidoreductase, producing MNFLDQMKKRYTVKKYNPQAKISAEQITELKEILNLSPSSINSQPWNFIFVNKPELKGQLAEASYFNKEKVLESSHVIVFQVLKDPADFEKQIEENLPEVSVSYYRTMVKPNGEAAIKSWLGHQVYLSLGILLSACAAMGIDSTPMEGIETDKYSEILKNDSYETLFAVAIGKRADNDSNHPETTPKRRLKREMVILES from the coding sequence ATGAATTTTTTAGACCAAATGAAAAAGAGGTATACGGTAAAAAAGTATAATCCTCAAGCCAAGATCAGTGCAGAACAGATTACAGAATTGAAAGAGATCCTTAATTTAAGCCCTTCTTCTATCAACAGCCAGCCATGGAATTTTATTTTTGTGAATAAGCCTGAACTAAAGGGGCAATTGGCAGAAGCATCTTATTTTAATAAGGAGAAAGTACTGGAAAGCAGTCATGTGATCGTATTCCAGGTATTGAAAGATCCCGCAGATTTTGAAAAACAGATTGAAGAAAATCTTCCCGAAGTTTCAGTTAGCTATTACAGAACCATGGTAAAGCCCAATGGAGAAGCTGCAATCAAATCATGGTTGGGACATCAGGTTTATCTGTCTTTGGGAATCCTCTTGTCGGCTTGTGCTGCCATGGGAATTGATTCTACCCCTATGGAAGGTATTGAAACAGATAAGTATAGTGAAATCTTGAAAAATGATTCTTATGAAACGCTTTTCGCCGTTGCTATAGGAAAGAGAGCTGATAACGACAGTAACCACCCGGAAACTACTCCGAAAAGGAGACTGAAAAGAGAAATGGTTATTTTAGAATCCTAA
- a CDS encoding helix-turn-helix domain-containing protein, which produces MYTVDNKSYPCCTSVTMRFIGGKWKAVILHHLIDGAKRYNELRKSIPTITERTLSLQLKQMEEDGIISRKVFTEKPPLVVEYALTDFGKTLLPVLEAITNWGISAPDYSVKKIIRN; this is translated from the coding sequence ATGTATACAGTAGATAACAAATCTTATCCTTGTTGTACCAGTGTAACCATGAGGTTTATCGGCGGGAAATGGAAAGCAGTCATTTTACACCACTTAATTGATGGTGCCAAAAGATATAATGAATTAAGAAAATCCATTCCTACCATTACGGAAAGGACGTTGAGCTTGCAGCTTAAACAAATGGAGGAGGATGGAATTATAAGTAGAAAGGTTTTTACGGAAAAGCCACCTTTGGTAGTTGAATATGCATTAACGGACTTCGGAAAGACTTTACTTCCGGTACTTGAAGCTATTACCAACTGGGGTATTTCAGCACCTGATTATTCCGTAAAAAAAATAATCAGGAATTAA
- a CDS encoding RsmD family RNA methyltransferase, whose product MFRIISGKWKAKKIAAPKNFDVRPTTDFAKEALFSILENKYDMQSISVLDLFAGIGSITFEFGSRGCQDITSVEMNPKHTSFINSTASELDMSKQINVQRGDVFDWLKKFRNNKSFEIVFSDAPFEMEEKKYYELLSLVLNNKYVKQNGILIVEHQSRMKLEHPNLIDTRKYGNVSFSFFEANKEVNQEI is encoded by the coding sequence ATGTTCAGAATAATCTCAGGTAAATGGAAAGCCAAGAAAATAGCCGCTCCCAAAAATTTTGATGTAAGACCTACAACGGATTTTGCGAAGGAAGCGCTTTTCAGCATCCTGGAAAATAAATATGATATGCAGTCGATATCCGTTCTCGATCTTTTTGCAGGCATCGGTTCCATTACTTTTGAATTCGGTTCAAGAGGATGCCAGGATATCACTTCAGTGGAAATGAATCCGAAACATACCAGTTTTATCAATTCTACGGCTTCAGAACTGGATATGTCAAAGCAGATCAATGTTCAGAGAGGCGATGTCTTCGACTGGCTTAAAAAATTCAGAAATAATAAGAGTTTCGAGATTGTATTTTCTGACGCTCCCTTTGAAATGGAAGAGAAGAAATACTATGAACTGCTGTCTTTGGTTCTGAACAATAAATATGTTAAACAGAATGGCATCCTGATCGTAGAACATCAAAGCAGAATGAAGCTGGAACACCCGAATTTAATAGACACCCGAAAGTACGGAAATGTAAGTTTCAGTTTTTTCGAAGCGAATAAAGAAGTTAATCAGGAAATTTAA
- a CDS encoding DUF3822 family protein — protein sequence MNVLNLLFTKDGLICQIAKNKSILEEKSYFVTEETPENLIEDKLDEILLKQRFEEIHVISALNHFTLMPEGFSEHEAGFELIAFNAPANKEKEELMLSVNKKFGVQFYYTFPKNFYRKIKELAVPVHFNFSGEKFLNSINNKNNKEIHINLYHNQCEFFAIDSKKVILYNNLDVNSEVDFLYFVMFTLSKIGFGINETNFYAYGETTENETFISELQKFVKNMRIVFDNVPNKNFILN from the coding sequence ATGAACGTACTTAATTTACTTTTTACCAAAGACGGATTAATCTGCCAGATTGCAAAGAACAAAAGCATCCTGGAGGAAAAGTCTTATTTCGTTACGGAAGAAACACCGGAAAATCTTATAGAAGATAAATTGGATGAAATTCTTCTGAAGCAGAGGTTTGAAGAGATCCACGTGATTTCTGCACTGAATCATTTTACGCTGATGCCGGAGGGGTTTTCGGAACATGAAGCAGGATTTGAACTGATTGCTTTCAATGCCCCGGCTAATAAGGAAAAAGAAGAGCTGATGCTTTCTGTCAACAAAAAGTTTGGTGTACAGTTTTATTATACGTTCCCAAAAAACTTTTACAGGAAAATAAAAGAGCTGGCGGTTCCGGTTCATTTTAATTTTTCGGGAGAGAAGTTTTTAAACTCTATTAATAATAAGAATAATAAGGAAATTCATATCAATCTCTATCACAATCAGTGTGAATTTTTTGCCATTGATAGCAAGAAGGTGATTTTATACAATAATCTGGACGTGAATTCTGAGGTAGATTTTCTTTATTTCGTAATGTTTACACTAAGCAAAATAGGTTTTGGAATCAATGAAACTAATTTTTACGCTTATGGTGAAACTACGGAAAATGAAACTTTTATTTCCGAATTACAGAAATTCGTCAAGAATATGAGAATTGTTTTTGACAACGTTCCCAATAAGAATTTTATACTTAATTAG
- a CDS encoding Smr/MutS family protein: MLFFKDEYGFTYQYPKEKLVPKNADLYENIRIVKKAEPKKIISKKHQKNHMVLDLHFENLVKNPSDYDSFERLFIQKAKLTEVLDFCRKHHLKRLEIVHGIGDGTLQRMVMDVLQSQTDIDFYNKEILHHQSGAVMIEFH, encoded by the coding sequence TTGTTGTTTTTTAAGGACGAATATGGATTTACCTATCAATATCCGAAAGAGAAACTGGTTCCCAAAAATGCTGATCTTTATGAAAATATCAGGATTGTGAAAAAAGCAGAACCAAAGAAAATTATTTCCAAAAAACATCAGAAAAATCACATGGTTCTTGATCTTCACTTTGAAAACCTTGTAAAAAACCCCAGTGATTATGACAGTTTTGAAAGACTGTTCATTCAAAAAGCAAAACTAACTGAAGTTCTGGATTTCTGCAGAAAGCATCATCTTAAGAGGCTTGAGATCGTTCACGGAATTGGCGACGGTACGCTTCAGAGAATGGTCATGGATGTTTTACAAAGCCAGACAGATATCGATTTTTACAATAAGGAAATACTTCACCATCAATCGGGTGCGGTTATGATAGAATTTCACTAA